A genomic stretch from Elusimicrobiota bacterium includes:
- a CDS encoding ABC transporter permease, with amino-acid sequence MALIELDSITRSYTVGGSELKVLKGITLCIEEGEFVAIMGPSGSGKSTLMQILGLLDRPTSGRYRLLGHDVSRLSDDEGAILRSRTIGFIFQMFNLLSRTSALDNVILPMLYSGAKDRQERALDVLEQVGLSDRVHHRPNELSGGQQQRVAIARSLVNHPRIIFADEPTGNLASDQAEDILRQLQLLNRGGITVIMVTHEPDIAAHARRIIRIKDGSVVADERTGEGEEGLLRGGAAVKTAATRSEMKVDLSHPPLGLAECGEYAASALRAITANKVRSALSMLGILIGVAAVIAMLAIGRGAQKSIEARLSSLGSNLLMLQPGGHSAGGVHMAEGSVSRLTLDDVAALRKADPGILRVEGNVSGSAQIVYRDKNTNTQVTGATPFYAPMRNAQPYYGRFFTDAEDAALARVALLGQSTVNNLFGSENPVGKMVKINRVSFKVIGILPLKGAGGFRDQDDMAIIPLNTAMKRVLGKKYLNMIAIECSSADVMPASMEAVTALMRRRHHLPAYKDDDFSLRNMADIQAALSGTSKTFSMLLGIVAAISLLVGGIGIMNIMLVSVSERTREIGLRKAVGAARRAILVQFLIEAAIMSSCGGILGILLGAAVSLAVSLLAGWAAIVAPQAVILSFVFSAGVGVVFGLWPARKASLLSPIEALRYE; translated from the coding sequence ATGGCCCTCATCGAGCTCGACAGCATAACGCGCTCCTACACGGTCGGCGGGAGCGAGCTCAAGGTCCTCAAGGGGATCACCCTCTGCATCGAGGAAGGCGAGTTCGTCGCCATCATGGGGCCCTCCGGCTCGGGGAAGTCCACGCTCATGCAGATCCTCGGCCTGCTGGACCGGCCGACCTCGGGCAGGTACCGCCTGCTCGGGCACGACGTGTCGCGTCTCTCCGACGACGAGGGCGCCATCCTGCGTTCGCGCACCATCGGCTTCATCTTCCAGATGTTCAATCTGCTCTCCCGGACCTCCGCGCTCGACAACGTCATCCTGCCCATGCTCTACTCCGGCGCCAAGGACCGGCAGGAGCGGGCGCTCGACGTGCTCGAGCAGGTCGGACTCTCCGACCGCGTCCACCACCGGCCCAACGAGCTCTCCGGCGGCCAGCAGCAGCGCGTCGCCATCGCCCGCTCCCTGGTCAATCACCCGCGCATCATCTTCGCCGACGAGCCCACCGGCAACCTCGCCTCCGACCAGGCCGAGGACATCCTCCGACAGCTCCAGCTCCTCAACCGCGGCGGCATCACGGTCATCATGGTCACGCATGAGCCCGACATCGCGGCCCACGCCCGGCGCATCATCCGCATCAAGGACGGCAGCGTCGTGGCCGACGAGCGCACCGGGGAGGGGGAGGAGGGGCTTCTCCGGGGAGGGGCGGCCGTGAAGACGGCGGCGACGCGCTCGGAGATGAAGGTCGACCTCTCGCATCCTCCCCTGGGTCTGGCCGAGTGCGGGGAGTATGCCGCCTCCGCCCTGCGCGCCATAACGGCCAACAAGGTCCGCAGCGCCCTTTCCATGCTCGGCATCCTCATCGGCGTGGCCGCGGTCATCGCCATGCTCGCCATCGGGCGCGGCGCGCAGAAGTCCATCGAGGCGCGGCTCTCGAGCCTGGGCTCGAACCTCCTGATGCTCCAGCCCGGAGGGCACAGCGCCGGGGGCGTCCATATGGCCGAAGGCAGCGTCAGCCGCCTCACGCTCGACGACGTCGCGGCGCTGCGCAAGGCCGACCCCGGCATCCTGCGCGTCGAAGGGAACGTGAGCGGCAGCGCTCAGATCGTCTATCGGGACAAGAACACGAACACGCAGGTGACCGGCGCGACCCCGTTCTACGCGCCGATGCGCAACGCCCAGCCCTACTACGGCCGCTTCTTCACGGACGCGGAGGACGCCGCGCTCGCGCGGGTCGCGCTGCTCGGTCAGTCGACCGTCAACAACCTCTTCGGCAGCGAGAACCCCGTCGGCAAGATGGTGAAGATCAACCGGGTGAGCTTCAAGGTCATCGGCATCCTGCCCCTCAAGGGCGCGGGGGGCTTCCGCGACCAGGACGACATGGCCATCATCCCGCTGAACACCGCCATGAAGCGCGTGCTCGGCAAGAAGTACCTCAACATGATCGCCATCGAGTGTTCCTCCGCCGACGTCATGCCCGCGTCGATGGAGGCCGTGACGGCGCTCATGCGCCGCCGCCACCATCTGCCGGCCTACAAGGACGACGACTTCTCGCTGCGCAACATGGCCGACATCCAGGCGGCGCTCTCCGGCACCTCGAAGACCTTCTCGATGCTGCTGGGCATCGTCGCCGCGATCTCGCTCCTCGTCGGCGGCATCGGCATCATGAACATCATGCTCGTCTCCGTCAGCGAGCGCACCCGCGAGATCGGTCTGCGCAAGGCGGTCGGCGCCGCGCGTCGGGCCATCCTCGTGCAGTTCCTCATCGAGGCCGCCATCATGTCGAGCTGCGGAGGCATCCTCGGCATCCTGCTCGGCGCGGCGGTCTCGCTGGCCGTCTCCCTTCTCGCCGGCTGGGCCGCCATCGTCGCGCCGCAGGCGGTGATCCTGAGCTTCGTCTTCTCCGCCGGGGTCGGGGTCGTCTTCGGCCTCTGGCCCGCGCGAAAGGCCTCCCTGCTCTCGCCCATCGAGGCGCTGCGGTACGAGTAG
- a CDS encoding efflux RND transporter periplasmic adaptor subunit, whose product MNLKRWLIVGAAIIVAGGAWTACKKRSKRGGEAQTVSAMEGPIEEAVEATGAVSPLNRVEIKPPIAGRIEKLLVEEGDRVKVGQILAWMSSSDRAAILDAARAQGPEELKKWEDSYKPTPIVAPLSGVLILKNVVVGQTVDAGTVLYAMSDELIVLAQVDESDIGRVHAGMTTSITLDAYSERTVEGKVFDVLYEGKNVSNVITYGVKVRPASVPPWFRSQMTANVRFIVARKDKAVLLVSSAVRDSGVGPKQVRVLAPDGTSALREVKTGIESGENVEIVSGLEAGEQVLVSQGKYTPQKAMASSPLSFGPPKMGGGSSRATGNGGSRKSSASSSGGPPPPP is encoded by the coding sequence ATGAATCTCAAGAGATGGCTCATCGTGGGCGCCGCGATCATCGTCGCGGGCGGCGCCTGGACGGCGTGCAAGAAGCGCTCGAAGAGGGGCGGCGAAGCGCAGACGGTGAGCGCCATGGAGGGTCCCATCGAGGAGGCCGTCGAAGCCACCGGCGCCGTCTCCCCGCTCAACCGCGTCGAGATCAAACCCCCCATCGCCGGCCGCATCGAGAAGCTGCTCGTCGAAGAGGGCGACCGGGTGAAGGTCGGGCAGATCCTCGCCTGGATGAGCTCGAGCGACCGCGCGGCCATCCTCGACGCCGCGCGCGCGCAGGGTCCCGAGGAGCTCAAGAAGTGGGAGGACTCCTACAAGCCCACGCCCATCGTCGCCCCGCTCTCCGGGGTGCTCATCCTGAAGAACGTCGTCGTCGGTCAGACCGTGGATGCCGGGACCGTGCTCTACGCCATGTCCGACGAACTCATCGTGCTCGCGCAGGTCGACGAGTCGGACATCGGCAGGGTCCATGCCGGCATGACGACGAGCATCACGCTCGACGCCTACTCCGAACGCACCGTGGAGGGGAAGGTCTTCGACGTGCTCTATGAAGGGAAGAACGTCTCCAACGTCATCACCTACGGCGTGAAGGTGCGGCCCGCGTCCGTTCCTCCCTGGTTCCGCTCTCAGATGACGGCGAACGTGCGCTTCATCGTGGCCCGCAAGGACAAGGCGGTCCTGCTCGTCTCCAGCGCCGTGCGCGACTCCGGGGTCGGCCCCAAACAGGTGCGCGTGCTCGCTCCGGACGGGACGAGCGCGCTGCGAGAGGTGAAGACCGGCATCGAGAGCGGCGAGAACGTCGAGATCGTCTCCGGCCTCGAGGCGGGAGAGCAGGTGCTCGTCTCGCAGGGGAAGTACACCCCGCAGAAGGCGATGGCCTCGAGCCCGCTCTCCTTCGGCCCGCCGAAGATGGGCGGCGGCTCCTCGCGCGCGACGGGGAACGGCGGGAGCCGGAAGTCGTCCGCGTCCTCTTCCGGCGGTCCGCCCCCGCCCCCCTGA
- a CDS encoding TolC family protein translates to MTSAALFCVLSLLAPSVRAAQASLALEWKDCVAAALRENPDLAASRRALEASRATYYGSYNGLLPQLSLSNSYGDSKGSDGSSRWGAQASLSMNLLSASDIARVRSASAALASSEAGLRQAGANLLSDLRRAFGQLLYQQQSVEVSRVIRGLRERNARLVSLRYDSGRESKGNMLRAKAESLQADAQLSQALRDLGVAQKVLDRQLGRDAFDAVAVTGTLDVQGLPEYPRDARSLLSGRPDVALQEASVRSAEAALAQSRSALWPSVSASYARSRSGRDEFPASRYNWSFSGTLSIPVFGGGPTAAFFSVSSAQRSLEKSTQALRAARNAAVAEIEGAWADYAGALEQVGVQAALLEASRQRNDEADVRYASGLLSYDNWELIVTDRVSSERQALQARLNAWNALAVWEKALGRTLGD, encoded by the coding sequence ATGACGAGCGCCGCGCTGTTCTGCGTCCTCTCGCTCCTCGCGCCCTCCGTGCGCGCCGCGCAGGCCTCGCTCGCGCTGGAGTGGAAGGACTGCGTCGCGGCCGCGCTGCGCGAGAACCCGGACCTCGCCGCCTCCCGGCGCGCGCTCGAGGCAAGCCGCGCGACCTACTACGGAAGCTACAACGGCCTGCTCCCCCAGCTGAGCCTCTCGAACTCCTACGGCGACTCCAAGGGCTCGGACGGCTCTTCCCGCTGGGGGGCGCAGGCCTCGCTCAGCATGAACCTGCTCAGCGCTTCCGACATCGCCCGAGTGCGCTCGGCTTCCGCCGCGCTCGCCTCCTCCGAGGCCGGCCTGCGCCAGGCCGGGGCGAACCTGCTCAGCGACCTGCGCCGGGCCTTCGGCCAGCTCCTCTATCAGCAGCAGAGCGTCGAGGTCTCCCGGGTCATCCGAGGCCTTCGTGAACGTAACGCGCGGCTGGTGAGCCTCCGCTACGACTCCGGCCGCGAGTCGAAGGGGAACATGCTGCGCGCGAAGGCCGAGTCCCTGCAGGCCGACGCACAGCTCTCGCAGGCGCTGCGCGACCTCGGGGTGGCGCAGAAGGTCCTCGACCGCCAGCTCGGTCGCGACGCCTTCGACGCGGTGGCGGTCACCGGGACGCTCGACGTCCAGGGGCTCCCCGAGTACCCGCGCGACGCCCGGTCCCTGCTCTCCGGCCGTCCCGATGTGGCGCTCCAGGAGGCCTCCGTGCGCTCGGCGGAGGCGGCGCTCGCGCAGTCGCGCAGCGCGCTCTGGCCCAGCGTCTCCGCCAGCTACGCGCGCTCGCGCAGCGGCCGCGACGAGTTCCCGGCCTCGCGCTACAACTGGAGCTTCTCGGGGACGCTCAGCATCCCCGTCTTCGGCGGAGGACCGACCGCCGCCTTCTTCTCGGTCTCCTCGGCGCAGAGGTCGCTGGAGAAGTCGACGCAGGCCCTGCGCGCGGCCCGCAACGCGGCGGTCGCGGAGATCGAGGGCGCCTGGGCCGATTACGCGGGAGCGCTCGAGCAGGTGGGCGTGCAGGCGGCGCTGCTGGAGGCCTCCCGCCAGCGCAACGACGAGGCCGACGTGCGCTACGCGAGCGGCCTGCTCAGCTACGACAACTGGGAGCTCATCGTCACCGACCGCGTCTCCTCCGAGCGCCAGGCGCTGCAGGCGAGGTTGAACGCGTGGAACGCCCTGGCCGTCTGGGAAAAGGCCCTGGGCCGCACTTTGGGGGACTAG
- a CDS encoding zf-HC2 domain-containing protein has translation MEHDDLKARLSEYLDGELPEAERSAVEAHLTGCPSCREEVREWTLLRGKLFQVPARPAAAETEVFVRRLMARLPEEEAGEEAPLDYRWLMPALGFSFAALLFSFYPLSSTQADPLSGVLLADAGSAAPSGEPIDVVRQLLEGK, from the coding sequence ATGGAACACGACGATCTGAAGGCGCGGCTCTCGGAGTACCTGGACGGCGAGCTCCCGGAAGCGGAGAGGAGCGCCGTCGAGGCCCATCTCACCGGGTGCCCTTCCTGCCGCGAGGAGGTCCGGGAGTGGACGCTCCTGCGCGGAAAGCTCTTCCAGGTCCCGGCGCGACCGGCGGCGGCCGAGACCGAGGTCTTCGTGCGTCGGCTCATGGCCCGGCTGCCCGAGGAGGAGGCCGGGGAGGAGGCGCCGCTCGACTACCGCTGGCTCATGCCGGCGCTCGGGTTCAGCTTCGCCGCCCTTCTTTTCTCGTTCTATCCCCTGAGTTCGACGCAGGCGGACCCGCTCTCCGGCGTGCTGCTCGCCGACGCGGGCTCCGCCGCTCCGTCCGGGGAGCCCATCGACGTGGTCCGTCAGCTGCTGGAGGGAAAATGA
- a CDS encoding RNA polymerase sigma factor, whose protein sequence is MKEAARDAELVGGVLAGCREDFAELVRRHHAAVLGLCASVLGDRTAADDAAQEVFLKAYGALVDFRSDSAFTTWLHRIAVNHCLDLRRRRARRAESSLDALLEAEAPRVEALLAGGSSRDPLEDADLAARVLAALPEEYRLILTLREVQGLSYKELMGTLDCSMDAVKARLRRARASLRESLRHIMKPDNV, encoded by the coding sequence ATGAAAGAAGCCGCCCGCGACGCGGAGCTCGTCGGTGGGGTCCTCGCCGGATGCCGCGAGGACTTCGCCGAGCTCGTCCGCCGCCACCACGCGGCGGTGCTGGGCCTCTGCGCCTCGGTCCTCGGGGACCGGACCGCGGCCGACGACGCCGCGCAGGAGGTCTTCCTCAAGGCCTACGGCGCCCTCGTCGATTTCCGCTCCGACTCGGCCTTCACGACCTGGCTGCACCGCATCGCCGTCAACCACTGCCTCGACCTGCGCCGGCGCCGCGCCCGCCGCGCCGAGAGTTCGCTCGACGCCCTGCTCGAGGCGGAGGCCCCGCGGGTGGAGGCGCTCCTCGCGGGCGGCTCGTCCCGGGACCCGCTGGAGGACGCCGACCTCGCCGCGCGGGTCCTGGCGGCGCTGCCCGAGGAGTACCGGCTCATCCTGACCCTGCGCGAGGTGCAGGGACTCTCATATAAGGAACTCATGGGGACGCTGGACTGCTCCATGGACGCGGTCAAGGCGCGCCTGCGCCGCGCGCGGGCCAGTCTGCGTGAATCCCTGCGACACATCATGAAGCCGGACAACGTCTAA
- a CDS encoding aminopeptidase yields the protein MPTKKDALTYERKNGYERMTPADLKRMEELSKEYMSFLGTCKTEREAYEEAVRLLEAADFEDLDALPAGATLKAGDKVYRGANGKTLFAAVLGKRPLEKGLHIVGGHIDSPRIDVKQNPLYESGEMALLDTHYYGGIKKYQWVSLPLALHGVFVKPDGKKVSVRIGEDPGDPVFCITDLLPHMAADQMKKSLAEGIEGEGLDVLVGSAPSKDKKAKEKIKHRVLELLKERCGVTEHDFLSAELEFVPAGQPREAGFDRSMILGYGHDDRSCAWSGLKALLELGKTPEFTACALLADKEEIGSYGNTGMESSFLENTTAELMSRAEGGYDGLRLRRALANSWALSADVNALFDPLYPGVSEKKNAALLNGGVIMTKFTGARGKSGASDAHAEIVAEVRRIFDKAGVVWQAAELGKVDQGGGGTIAFLLARYGMQVLDCGVGVLAMHAPWELIGKLDLHMAVKAYKAFMLDARRS from the coding sequence ATGCCCACGAAGAAGGACGCCCTGACCTACGAACGGAAGAACGGCTACGAGCGCATGACGCCCGCGGACCTGAAGCGGATGGAGGAGCTCTCCAAGGAGTACATGTCCTTCCTCGGGACCTGCAAGACCGAGCGGGAGGCCTACGAGGAGGCCGTGCGCCTCCTCGAGGCCGCCGACTTCGAGGACCTCGACGCCCTCCCGGCGGGCGCGACCCTCAAGGCGGGCGACAAAGTCTATCGCGGCGCCAACGGGAAGACCCTCTTCGCGGCGGTCCTCGGCAAACGGCCGCTCGAGAAGGGCCTGCACATCGTCGGCGGGCACATCGACTCCCCCCGCATCGACGTCAAGCAGAACCCCCTCTACGAGAGCGGCGAGATGGCCCTGCTCGACACCCACTACTACGGCGGCATCAAGAAATACCAGTGGGTCTCGCTGCCGCTCGCGCTCCACGGCGTCTTCGTCAAGCCCGACGGCAAGAAGGTGTCCGTCCGCATCGGAGAGGACCCCGGCGACCCGGTCTTCTGCATCACGGACCTCCTCCCCCACATGGCCGCCGACCAGATGAAGAAGTCGCTCGCCGAGGGCATCGAGGGCGAGGGCCTCGACGTGCTCGTCGGCTCGGCCCCTTCGAAGGACAAGAAGGCCAAGGAGAAGATCAAGCACCGCGTTCTCGAGCTCCTCAAGGAGCGCTGCGGCGTCACGGAGCACGACTTCCTCTCGGCCGAGCTCGAGTTCGTCCCCGCGGGCCAGCCGCGCGAGGCGGGCTTCGACCGCTCGATGATCCTCGGCTACGGCCACGACGACCGTTCCTGCGCCTGGAGCGGCCTGAAGGCCCTGCTCGAGCTGGGGAAGACCCCTGAGTTCACCGCCTGCGCGCTGCTCGCGGACAAGGAGGAGATCGGTTCCTACGGGAACACCGGGATGGAGTCCTCCTTCCTGGAGAACACGACGGCCGAGCTCATGTCCCGCGCCGAAGGCGGCTACGACGGACTCCGCCTGCGCCGAGCGCTGGCCAACTCCTGGGCGCTCTCGGCCGACGTCAACGCCCTCTTCGACCCGCTCTACCCCGGGGTCTCGGAGAAGAAGAACGCCGCCCTGCTCAACGGCGGCGTCATCATGACCAAGTTCACGGGTGCGCGCGGGAAGTCCGGCGCAAGCGACGCCCATGCGGAGATCGTCGCCGAGGTCCGCCGCATCTTCGACAAGGCCGGCGTGGTCTGGCAGGCGGCCGAGCTGGGCAAGGTCGACCAGGGCGGCGGCGGCACCATCGCCTTCCTGCTGGCGCGCTACGGGATGCAGGTGCTCGACTGCGGCGTGGGCGTGCTCGCGATGCACGCCCCCTGGGAGCTCATCGGCAAGCTCGACCTCCACATGGCCGTGAAGGCCTACAAGGCGTTCATGCTGGACGCCCGGAGGTCTTGA
- a CDS encoding asparaginase domain-containing protein, which yields MRLRVIVTGGTFDKEYNELDGSLFFRTSHLGEMLKLGRCRIPVKVQTLLMIDSLEMTARHRRKVLDAVQKCPEKRIVVTHGTDTMAETAAVLGKSVQGKTVVLTGAMVPYKFGSSDGMFNLGSALSFAQSLPAGVYVAMNGRFFPWDDVRKNRKKGEFESIR from the coding sequence ATGCGCCTGCGCGTCATCGTCACCGGCGGGACCTTCGACAAGGAGTACAACGAGCTCGACGGCTCTCTCTTCTTCCGCACGAGCCACCTCGGCGAGATGCTCAAGCTCGGCCGCTGCCGCATCCCGGTCAAGGTCCAGACGCTGCTGATGATCGACTCCCTCGAGATGACCGCCCGGCACCGCCGGAAGGTCCTCGACGCGGTCCAGAAATGTCCGGAGAAGAGGATCGTCGTCACCCACGGCACCGACACGATGGCGGAGACCGCCGCCGTGCTCGGGAAGTCCGTCCAGGGCAAGACGGTCGTCCTGACCGGCGCGATGGTCCCCTACAAGTTCGGCAGCTCGGACGGGATGTTCAACCTCGGCAGCGCGCTCTCCTTCGCCCAGAGCCTCCCCGCCGGGGTCTACGTCGCCATGAACGGCCGCTTCTTCCCCTGGGACGACGTCCGCAAGAACCGCAAGAAGGGCGAGTTTGAGTCCATAAGGTAG
- a CDS encoding phosphate acyltransferase — translation MKFKNMDELMRMVKGKSNRIVVPGANNPEAMEACKIADDNGLISGGILIGDTAQIRDITAKVGLDLKKFELVDCKDAAEMCKLAVKFVKEGKGDFLVKGLVDTALYLKAILAKDAGMVEPGTTLSHFVLFETSHYKKLFAVTDAAILISPDLEHKRKIVQNTVNILRQLGVEKPKISIVCPIEKVNPKVQSTVDAAELKKMSEDGRITNAIVEGPYDIYISFDRKLADEKGIKGGLVPGDVDAIVLPDLDAANPVYKSITYFAEGMKSAALVAGASVPVILPSRTDPPQTKAYSIALASFMKDQKVRA, via the coding sequence ATGAAATTTAAGAACATGGACGAGTTGATGCGGATGGTGAAGGGCAAGTCCAACCGCATCGTCGTCCCCGGGGCGAACAACCCCGAGGCGATGGAGGCCTGCAAGATCGCCGACGACAACGGCCTCATCTCGGGCGGGATCCTCATCGGCGACACCGCGCAGATCCGCGACATCACCGCGAAGGTCGGCCTCGACCTCAAGAAGTTCGAGCTCGTCGACTGCAAGGACGCCGCCGAGATGTGCAAGCTCGCCGTGAAGTTCGTCAAAGAGGGCAAGGGCGACTTCCTCGTGAAGGGCCTCGTGGACACCGCGCTCTACCTGAAGGCCATCCTCGCCAAGGACGCCGGCATGGTGGAGCCGGGCACGACGCTCAGCCACTTCGTGCTCTTCGAGACCTCCCACTACAAGAAGCTCTTCGCGGTCACCGACGCCGCCATCCTCATCTCCCCCGACCTCGAGCACAAGCGCAAGATCGTGCAGAACACGGTCAACATCCTGCGCCAGCTCGGCGTGGAGAAGCCGAAGATCTCCATCGTCTGCCCCATCGAGAAGGTCAATCCCAAGGTCCAGAGCACCGTGGACGCCGCCGAGCTCAAGAAGATGAGCGAGGACGGCCGCATCACGAACGCGATCGTCGAGGGACCCTACGACATCTACATCTCCTTCGACCGCAAGCTGGCCGACGAGAAGGGCATCAAGGGCGGCCTGGTCCCGGGCGACGTGGACGCCATCGTCCTGCCCGACCTCGACGCGGCGAACCCCGTCTACAAGAGCATCACCTACTTCGCCGAGGGGATGAAGTCCGCGGCCCTGGTGGCCGGGGCGAGCGTGCCGGTCATCCTTCCCTCGCGCACCGACCCGCCGCAGACGAAGGCCTACTCGATCGCCTTGGCCTCGTTCATGAAAGACCAGAAGGTCAGGGCGTAA
- the buk gene encoding butyrate kinase, protein MSCNVLVINPGSTSDEIAFFRGDEEVFHTVVRYSSEDLKPFEGEKITAQFHFRRDLVVKTLKEKGIALTELSAVVGRGGLIKPVPSGVFRVEEKLLADLREGVLGDHASNLGGLIAHEVAEPLKIPSFIADPVVVDELGPLARYSGMPENPRISIFHALNQKRVARLAAEKLGRKYEDCRLVVLHGGGGVSVGAHLGGRVVDVNNALDGDGPFTPQRSGGVPTGGLAKLCYAGKIPVAEMKLKIKGRGGLVAYTGTADIVALKKYIKGEPVPEKAGLDKSKVTPEKAKECLLAMAYQISKEIAAMAAVLKGKVDAVVLSGGIVYDEDFIVPFIRESVSWIAPLMLFPGGDEMRALRDAAVRALKEPGSIRDY, encoded by the coding sequence ATGTCCTGCAACGTCCTCGTCATCAATCCCGGCTCCACTTCCGATGAGATCGCGTTCTTCCGCGGCGACGAAGAGGTGTTCCACACCGTCGTCCGCTACTCCTCCGAGGACCTCAAACCCTTCGAGGGTGAGAAGATCACCGCGCAGTTCCACTTCCGGCGCGATCTGGTGGTGAAGACCCTCAAGGAGAAGGGGATCGCCCTCACGGAGCTGAGCGCGGTCGTCGGCCGCGGCGGGCTCATCAAGCCCGTTCCGAGCGGAGTCTTCCGCGTCGAGGAGAAGCTCCTGGCGGACCTGCGCGAGGGCGTCCTGGGCGACCACGCCTCGAACCTCGGCGGGCTCATCGCCCACGAGGTCGCCGAACCGCTCAAGATCCCCTCCTTCATCGCCGACCCCGTGGTCGTCGACGAGCTCGGACCGCTGGCCCGCTACTCCGGCATGCCGGAGAACCCGCGCATCTCCATCTTCCACGCCTTGAACCAGAAGCGCGTGGCCCGCCTGGCCGCGGAGAAGCTCGGCCGGAAGTACGAGGACTGCCGTCTCGTCGTCCTGCACGGCGGCGGCGGCGTCTCGGTCGGGGCCCACCTGGGCGGCCGGGTCGTGGACGTCAACAACGCCCTCGACGGCGACGGCCCTTTCACGCCCCAGCGTTCCGGCGGAGTGCCGACGGGCGGGCTCGCGAAGCTCTGCTACGCGGGGAAGATCCCCGTCGCCGAGATGAAGCTCAAGATCAAGGGCCGCGGCGGCCTCGTCGCCTATACCGGGACGGCCGACATCGTCGCTTTGAAGAAATACATCAAGGGCGAGCCCGTGCCGGAGAAGGCGGGGCTCGACAAGTCCAAGGTCACGCCGGAGAAGGCGAAGGAGTGCCTGCTCGCGATGGCCTACCAGATCTCGAAGGAGATCGCGGCCATGGCCGCGGTGCTCAAGGGGAAGGTGGACGCGGTCGTCCTGTCGGGCGGCATCGTCTACGACGAGGACTTCATCGTCCCGTTCATCCGGGAGAGCGTGTCGTGGATCGCTCCCCTGATGCTCTTCCCCGGCGGCGACGAGATGCGCGCGCTGCGCGACGCGGCCGTTCGCGCGCTGAAGGAGCCGGGCAGCATCCGCGATTATTGA
- a CDS encoding YceI family protein, protein MKNLTLVLFSSLLLSAALHAAPPSAKPAAKPAPAAAVVYDIDPQHSSVGFSVRHMTVSKVRGRFTQFTGDFVYLKGKPALWKAQAAIDTMSVDTDIEARDKHLRSADFFNCDKFPQMVFKSTKATDLKGEKAKLHGELTLLGVTKPVVLDLEIGGEAKDPWGGERAGFSAHGKINRKDFGMVWNKTLDAGGVMVGEDVELFLEVEGVRRKS, encoded by the coding sequence ATGAAGAACCTGACGCTCGTCCTGTTCTCCTCGCTCCTGCTCTCCGCCGCGCTCCACGCAGCGCCGCCCTCGGCCAAGCCGGCTGCAAAGCCCGCGCCCGCCGCCGCGGTCGTCTACGACATCGACCCCCAGCACAGCAGCGTCGGCTTCTCCGTCCGCCACATGACCGTGAGCAAGGTCCGCGGACGCTTCACCCAGTTCACCGGCGACTTCGTCTACCTCAAGGGCAAGCCCGCGCTCTGGAAGGCCCAGGCCGCCATCGACACCATGAGCGTCGACACCGACATCGAGGCGCGCGACAAGCACCTGCGCTCGGCCGACTTCTTCAACTGCGACAAGTTCCCGCAGATGGTCTTCAAGAGCACGAAGGCGACGGACCTCAAGGGCGAGAAGGCGAAGCTCCACGGCGAGCTCACCCTCCTCGGCGTCACCAAGCCCGTCGTCCTCGACCTCGAGATCGGCGGCGAAGCGAAGGACCCCTGGGGCGGCGAGCGAGCCGGCTTCTCGGCGCACGGGAAGATCAACCGAAAGGACTTCGGGATGGTCTGGAACAAGACCCTCGACGCCGGCGGCGTCATGGTCGGCGAGGACGTCGAGCTCTTCCTCGAGGTCGAAGGCGTCCGCCGCAAGAGCTGA